ATGTAGGACGGAGTGATGGGACTCTCAGGTGAGGGTCTAATGCCCTCCCCAATCCCTTCTTCATGAGGGACCGTCATTGGGCCTTATCTTGAGAGTCTCTTGCAAGTAAGTAGTCATAGACGCTTTGGTGGCAATGACAATGGCTGCTAGGCTAGGAGGACAAGCCTTTGTCTTTTCTGATTGTTGCTCAGATGCCCAGCATGACCCCTATCAAAGTCAGGCACTTGGTAAAGTGCTGTGGAATGAACCATCGGGGCTTTTCCTTTATCAGCTACCTGGCTCCCATTGTACAGATGAGGGAACTGAGGGAAACCTGTCCAGGATCTGCACCCACTGATGCATGGAAACCGGAACCTGTTGCCCGTGGGGGGTGTCTGTCTTTGGAGTTTATCAACCTCTGCTCTGTGGAGTGGGGGGTCTGGCTCAGGATGAGAAATGATCCCAAGTATCCCATGTCTTTAGGTGACCGCTTTGTCTTCATTTCCTCAGGATGCATTTCTGAGCCACCGGTTGTGGTTCCCGATGGCCCTCGCAGCAGCGAGTCCGTGGAAGGAAGCCCTTTCCGTCCTTCCCACTCCTCCTCGGCGGTGTTCGATGAAGACAAGCCGATAGCCAGCAGCGGGACTTACAACTTAGACTTCGACAGCATCGAGCTGGTGGATAACTTCCAGAGCTTGGAGCCGTGCTCTGCCGACTCTAAGGGTCAGGAGTGTAAGGTGAGCACGCGGAGGAAATCCACCGAGTCCGTGCCACCCTCCAAGTCCACGCTGTCCCGTTCGCTTAGCCTACAAGCCAGTGACTTTGACGGTGCTTCTTGCCCCGGCAGCCCTGAAGCTGGGACCCTTACCACAGATGCATGTGGCACAGGATCCAACAGTGCTTCCAGCACCCTTAAGCGAACTAAAAAAACACGGCCACCTTCCTTGAAAAAGAAGCAAGCCACCAAGAAACCCACAGAAACCCCCCCAGTGAAGGAGACCCAACAGGAACCAGGTGAAGAGAGTCCAGTCCCCAGTGAGGAACACTTAGCACCAGAGACAAAGACGGAGTCGGCCACACCTGAGGGCGCTGGTTGCACCTTGTCAGACGATACACCCCTGGAGTCCCCTGCTGTCCCCACAGCCACCTGTCCTCTGACTTTGGAGAGTGCAGAAGACGTTAGCCCCCTGGTTTCTGGAGGTGGCAGAGTGCAGAACTCACCCCCAGTTGGGAGGAAATCAGTGCCTCTTACCACAGCCTCTGAGGCGGTGGAGGTGACCCTGTCGGACAGTGGGGGGCAAGAGGACTTGCCTGCCAAGGGGTTGTCAGTGAGGCTGGAGTTTGACTATTCTGAGGACAAGGGAAGTTGGGAGAGTCAGCAGGAAAACGCCCCTCCCACCAAAAAGATAGGCAAGAAGCCAGTTGCCAAAATGCCCCTAAGGAGGCCAAAGATGAAAAAGACCCCCGAGAAACTTGAcaacactcctgcctcacctccaaGGTCCCCTACTGAACCCAGTGACACCCCTATTGCTAAAGGTACCTACACCTTTGATATAGACAAGTGGGATGACCCCAATTTTAACCCTTTTTCCTCCACCTCAAAAATGCAAGAGTCTCCCAAACTGTCCCAACAATCGTACAACTTTGACCCTGACGCCTGTGAAGAGTCCCTTGACCCCTTTAAGGCATCCTCTAAGACCCCCAGCTCACCTTCTAAGTCCCCAGCCTCTTTTGAGATCCCAGCCAGCACCACGGAAGCGGATGGGGATGGGTTGAATAAACCTGCCAAGAAGAAGAAGACTCCACTAAAGACGTAAGTTGAAGGAGGGAGGTGGTAAGGGCTGTGAGCGGGCGTGCGTTCCTGTGACTTTTAGTCCTGTGCCTGAGAACCCCCAGCTGCCCTTGTTCTGTCCTCTGTTGCTGTGGTGACACCATCTTTGTGGCTGTTTCTCCAAGCAGGCAGGACATACATTGCCTTTCTCTCCGAAGCCTCCGTGGTTTTATCTTCCCATCCTGGAATCCACAAagcccttaatttttttttttttttttttttacctcaatGAGCCAGTGGCTTGTAGCTTTATGTTTACCTACTGATGACCTTTCAATTCCTGGGGAGTATGGAAAGTTCCATAGAAAAGGAGCAGACATGAGAGACCTGGCCACCTTCCTGTTGGAAGCTCAACTCCTCCCTGGTTAGCATATGCAATGCCTCTGGATAAACTAGGATATACACCCTGCAAAATAACATTAGAATGTACAGCAGTTGTTTCTAGCTGCTAATGTGACTTTAACCCAGGGGCATCATACGGTACCAGGCTGCAGAAAGCCCCAGATGGAAAGCTGCTTCTTGCCATCTGATGAGCCTGCAAGAAGCATGCTCTTtaaccgggtgtggtggtgcatgcctttaatctcagcactcgggaggcagaggcagcctggtctacagagtgagttccaggacaatcaggactgttacacagaaaaaccctgactcgaaaggaaaaaggaaaggaaaggggaaaggaacaaAGAAGTAGACTCTTTGCTGCCTACCTTCTCTCTGGTCATCTTTTTTCAAACAAGACTTAAGTCACTCTAAGAGCAGAAGAGATTAGTGCAACATGGATAGGGGAAGCAGACCTACAGTCCCTAGGAAGGAAGAATGGCGCTTGTCCACCAACACTTGCCTCTAGCTGTGTAGTCCAACTTTGTTGGCCATAGGTCCATTCCTGAGGACCATGTGCAGGCTTGCTACAGACAGTCTGACTCTCTTGGGAAGTATCAACTGTAATTTAATCAGGTGGAAAAGACTAAGTCCCCCCTCCCAGGGCAGAGGACCATGCCCTAGTACTGGCCCCTCTGGGTCTACTTggcttgaatatatatattattatattgaaTTATGTTACATTGTATATAATAttgaattatatattattatattacatattatattgaattatatatataatttttattgaaaatagatgtcTTTCATACAGTATGTTTTcattatagtttcccctcccgAACTCCTCCCACATCCTTCCTACCTCCCCCACTTACCAAATCATCATAGAACTTTATTTCAAAAGTGGAATAATACTCACAAATGTCTACCCTTCAACACCATAAATTGGAAGGAGAATCACCTGGCAGCCACTCCCTTCTTCTGACCCAAGAGAGTAATACATCCCTTAGTTCGTCAGAGCTAAGGAAGGTTGAGGGAGCTGACCCTGCAACCTGGTCTCACCCTTTACACATGTGGGTCTGCTGATTTGGAAGACTCTATGTGCGGAGGCAGAGCTCTTAGGTACCAAGTCTCTGggtggccagaagctggagaggaaGCTGTATCCAGGCAGCCCCTTCCCACAAGGCTGCCCTGCTGGAGCGGAATCCACGATGGATGGTTGCATCCTAGCCCACTAGTGCCCAGTGTCTGCAGAATTATCTTTTTTGTCagttccttctgtctgtctctcttctttgtcttcttgtcTTAGGATGGTTGAAGATGTGATGTCTGTGTGTTCTCTGTTGTAAGTAAATTTAATGTACTCTGCCTTTTGCACCCAGTGTGGGGCTTCTGCCTTGCTTCTGCTTGCAAGCCCTTTCCCTCTGTTCTCTGTGGTGGCTGCTATATTTCTGTGTCAAGCCTGGGAGTGATGGGTGCAGGGCTCCCCTGGACTCAGGGTTGCTTTTCTGTTTCATCTCCACACTGTGATCAGCATGAGACTGCTTGCCTGTGAAACATGATTACCAGCAGCTGCCTGCTTGTCCATAACAGAACACTTCCCCTGCttggtttatttatatttattttttttttaaatcattatcaTACATTGCTTTTTAACTCCTCATTCCCCTCCTTTTTGTTGTACGTTGGGCTGGTGGGTGACTGCTCACAGTAGTAGCAGGATGCTTTCATATTAAGCACTGCGTGAAGCCTGGGCGGAGACCACCGAGGCTGGTTCTCGTGTTGTGAAGTACTACCATCTGGACTCTTGCAAATTCATGCTTTCAGAAGTCTGAGGGAATGTGGGATCACCCAGTGTGGAGCCCACGGCTGAAGTCCATTGCCAGCGTGGTTGTGCTCCTCCTGGTCACTTACATCCAGGCTGGATGCTAACCTGTCAGATCTGTGGGTAGCTTTGCCAGGCATTAGTGCAACTGGCTATCTGTATGCCTCTGGTGCTCTGTATCCTAGCCAGGGCTCTGAATCTATGTGCTTTGCCCCTATCCTTACAGGGGCAGCTCCCCTCCCCCGGAAAGCACAGAGTCTCCCAATGCTGTCTTACCCAAGCAATTATAAAACAGttgtatatttatatgcatgaATAAATATATGCCTTATGTTGGGACTAGACTGTTTTACGGTAAATGCCATAAATGCAATAAATAACCAtttatggtcatttttttttaatgatcaaaTGCCATTGTTGGAGTGTTTTATTTGAGAGTACACAAGGAAGGAACTTGGGTACCAGATTTCTGTACCTACTCAGTTAATATGGAAAACAGAGGTGTGTGATGGATTTAAAGGGAGGGACCACCTCCTCCATACCTATGCTCTGGCTTTGCCTGGTCCTAAAACCATACTGGGGAGGGCTGTAAACCAGAAGGGAAGGGCCAGTTTGCAGGTTGGAGGCCTTCATTTTTGGTTATAGAAATGACCCCAAGAGCATGGTGACTAATGGACCAAACAGCACTGTTTATGCTAAATCAGAATATTACTGTTTATGCTAAACTGGAATTAGTACTTTTTAGGCTAGTCCAGAATAGTACTGTTTATGCTAAACCAAATAGTACTGCTTATGCTAAAGCCATCCCTTTCTCCTGGGGCCAGTCTGACACTCCACCTCCATTACCTTGtatgaaagaacaaaagaaagaaaaaggaagggagggaggaaggagaatctGGTCCATTAACCATAGCCAGGGAAAAGACATAAACTACCGCCCTCCTCATCTCTGCCTCCAGTCAGAATCCTACCCAGAGACTTGCAGAGCAGAAGGACCCATTGTGCTCTGTGTTCCTGTGAGTACAAAGGGCTCACAGGATCCCCACAGGATCCAGAACTTTTCTGTTTCCGTGTGGGCTCCTCTGGCTGTTCATTAAGAGCTGTGTCTCGTTGCACATGTGCAAATTGGATCCTGTTAATTAGTGTCATAAGCCTACAGCCCTCCCCCAGCCGTAGCTGGCTCAGAAAGAAGTCTCCTCACCACGACTTTgcttttataaaaagaagaacgGTTAGTTAAATttagctgcattttttttttctgggtcagCTCTCCAAAATGGCTTGTCTTTAAAGGTCTCCAGCTTGGTGGGTCTTCCCTTTGGGGGCTAACGTTAGAAAGTCAGAATGGGTTCCCTTTAGCTGGGGTTTggtaggtggggggtgggggtggggtaggaagtTACTGGGTGCTTTGGAATGACCTGTGACCCCATTTTATTTACAGTGACACGTTTAGGGTGAAGAAGTCTCCAAAGCGGTCTCCTCTGTCTGACCCGCCTTCTCAGGTACAGCATTCCCATGACCCCTTACACTGTATTACACTGTATTACACAGTATTACACTGTATTACACAGTATTACACTGCTGAGCAGGGAGGTTAAtgctgcttgtgtgtgcatacatgccagGCACacgctcccagcacccacatggtggttcacaactgtctgtacaaAGGTTCTAACACCCTctcttggcctctgtgggtaccacgcgcgcgcacacacacccccacaccacttacacatataaaataaatctttccctcTTAGCTGTGTTTCTAACAAGCTCATGCCATGTCTTCAACTCTCTATAGACCAAGGAAGGCAATCCTCAGGCAGGCTTGCTGCCATTCTGGGTGATAAGACAAGTTGCTCTTCAGATCCAGACCAGCTTCAGTTGTTGACCAGGTGGAACTAGGACCTTAGCTCCAGGCATTGGAGACTTGAGGTCCAATCGTAGCTCTTGCTGAGTTCTCTCTGCCCTGTACAATGGCAGTAAAACCCCCTTCTCTCTTCAAAAGGACTGGAGTGATGACTGTTAGTGTTGCTGGTACTACAGTTTAACTGGGCTGTCTCCGACAACCAAGTGTAGAgacttattgttttgagacagggtctcactgtagctctgactggcctggtacttactacatagcccaggctagcctcagtctCTTAGTATTGAGATCACAGGTGTGAACTACTATATGAGgtttggtggtggtgctgctgctgggaattgaacctagggctgtGCCCCCCACAAGGTAAGCACCATACCATGGAGCCACATCTCTAGACCTTGCACAAAGAGTCCTACGCTAtagcccagcctagtctcacagtCCCAactgtcctcctgcctcggcttctcaaatgctaggattacagataggAGTCACCatgtccaggttttttttttttgtttgtttgtttgttttaaattaactttttttttttttttaaggtttgtttgtttattttatttttgggtacactgttgctattttcagatgcaccagtagagggcatcagatcccatttcagatggttgtgagccaccatgggagttgaactcagaacctctggaagagcagccagtgttcttaacctctgagccatccctccagcctaaAACTTAAcaatttaattaactaattttttttttattccccaTCCCTAATTAGCTAATCTTGATAGCCCATGGTCACTCCCTGAAATCAACCATCAGTAAAGGAGATCCATAGAGGAGAGAAGGGGTTTCCTTGAGAGGCCCCGTGGATCAGAGTCCCCAGGGAACAGACGGAGGGGTTTCCCTGGCTTGTGGGGCATGGCTTCCGATCAGGAGACTGGGTGAAAGAAAAGGCTGCTTCATCTCCTCACAGGACCCCACTCCAGCTGCCACGCCGGAAGCACCCTCAGCCATCTCTACAGTGGTCCACGCCACAGATGAGGAGAAGCTGGCAGTCACTAGCCAGAAGTGGACGTGTATGACGGTGGACTTGGATGCTGACAAACAGGACTTCCCTCAGCCCTCGGACCTGTCTAACTTTGTAAATGAGACCAAATTCAATTCACCCTCAGAGGGTAAGCAACTCGGTGGCCAGCCAGACCCACACCTTGCCTTGGAGAATACTGTCCCTAGGGGGCAAAGAGCCAGAAAAGGTACTTGCCAGCCAGGTAACCATTACCCGTGTGACAGTCTGCACGCCTCCCACTGTATGCAAAGCTATGGCTTGAGAGCACCTGTCCCTTGACCCTCTGATGCCTGCTGAGAACCAGACTAGAACCCTCTAGCCCAGATCCTGAACCCTCACTTGCTTGTTCTTGGCTGTATGGCTTTGGATACCTTCTGTAGCTTTGAAAGGCATTGCTGCTCCAAAGGGACATCTTTCACACTGATCTTTGACTGTAGGTCACCCCACCTCTGGGTCTTCTGGTACCAACCTTGTTCATGTCCCCCTCAGGATGGGTAGCCAATATGACCACCCATTTTAATCAAGCCTGGAACCAGAGGcttacaccccctcccccacccctgcttgcTATTGAGAACTTGATTGCATTTGGAAGGTCCCAGGCACTTGTCTTATCTTGGTGTCTACCTTTATGCTGTGTATTcagtttctgctttctctctgattGTTGGGTTTGAATGAGTCATATATCTTAGGGCTAGAATGTTCTCACTTGGCAGAGTGCATCGTGCATAAACATTCTCTACTACATTAACAACTAGTGGCACACATCTACACTCCCAGCCGTCTAGAAGGTAGAGACGGGAGAACCAGAAGTTCACCCTCCTTCCCCACCTTTGCCTGTCTCAGCCTTTGCCTGGATATCTACTCCTTTCCCTTAATGCTTGATCTGGGGCCTCTTAAGATCATGATGAAGAAGTTTGTGCATTTCGTGTTCATTACTGGGCTGTGTGCTTACTGAAAGCAACAACTAGTTCCCTTCCGTGTCTCCACACTACTATGAGGATCATAGGAGCTGAAGATGGGTTTGAGATCAAAGAAATGCAAGGCCAGGGCAGGTAAACAGCAGCTGCCACCTGCATAGGGAGGGGCCTGAGGAGGGAAAAAAGCCACTTGGATAGCATCTCCAGTTCCCTGCTGGCTCACCTCTCTTGAGCTAGATAAGAACCTTCTAAacaccagaaagagagagacagacagacagacagacagacagacatttagAAGCCAGCTTGGGCTTGTATTGAGAATTGAAACACATTTGATCTGGCAGTGTGTTGGTCATGAACTAAGACAGTTCACTAAACTTTCTGACAATTGTTTCTGCAAAAATTCAGCAAATGGGGAAAGCTTAAGGAGATGACGCAGTGGGTCGAAGTGTTTGCTATGCCAGTATGAGGACCTGGGGTCAAATTCCAAGAACCCCTGTAAAAGCCGGATGCGCATGCGCAGGACAAGCATCACAGTACTCCAGCAGAGAgatgggggcagagacaggagagtcatTTTTcatctaaagaaacaaaacaaaaaaaacccacctcaaACAAGTGGAAGACATGGGATGACAACTAAGCTTGTCCTTTGACACCCATGTACACACTATGCTGTACACACATCCATATTCACACACACGAATATTCATATGCACATGCCTTCACACAGAATGAAGCTCAGAATGAATCAGTTCAGGGCTGCAGCTGTGGTCTGAGACTTCATCATGGCCGTGGCCCTGCCGTGTTCATCTCTGTGAAGCACCCTAGATATAGAACCCTCTCATCATGTCTTCCCTCTTGTTCCGCACATCAGACATCTGGGGTGCTGCTGTGAAGCTCAGAATGAATCagttcacacagagagagacagagacagacagacagacagacagagaaaattcAGCAAATAGGAATATATCTAACTTTGAAACAAAACTTTCTTAAACCTGCCCACTGAGAAAACATCAGTAAAGATTTGGCAAGTGACCATCCATTTTAACAGTTGAGTGACAGATCCCATCCATGTGATGACACCATGCCTTTCGGAGGCCTTGGCCCTGCCGTGTTCATCTCTGTGAAGCACCCGGGATATAGAACCCTCTCATCATGTCTTCCCTCTTGTTCTGCACATAAGACATCTAGGGTGCTGCTGTGAAGCTCAGAATGAATCAGTTCAGGGCTGCAGCTGTGGTCTGAGACTTCATCATACAGAAGTCACCAACCACAGGAAGAAGGAATTACTGGGTTAGACATCATAATTACTATTGGAGCACACATTCACAACAATGGTAATTCTATAGGAGAGAGAGGCAAAGCGGGCACTGTTATTTTGTATACAGGGCTTCATTTTCTCTGAGCTCTGTGGTAGATCCTGTAGTCCCCACTTTTAAGACTGAGGGAACAGAAGCTTTGCACCGAGAGCACTTGGCGAGATCCCCACATGCCTGGTCCGTGTGGTTTCGTAGTTCTTTTCTGCTGTTTAGGTGAGGATAGATCAGGCTTCCTGCCTTCTTGTAGGATGAAGGGGTGAGCTAGTTCCTTCCAACCTGGGTGCACAAGCATCACTGAAGAGCTTCAAGTTGTCTTTGCTATTTCAAAACCCCAGAGGACAGTAGTTTAGCAAGTACCCACGGAATTGCACTGTCTGGTTTGGGTTGACTGTCACCTCCATAATCTCCCGGTGAGTACACACTCTGATGGACAGACAGTTCTGTGTGCTCACCTGTTTAATGAATGCCCTTCTCTTCTGCACTGTTTGGTGGCATGGAAACAAACCTGGTCTCTAAGCAGAAGATTAGGAAGTGTTAGGCCAGCCTGTCTCTAGGACCTTACCTGCCTTGGGACCAGGAGACCCGGAGAGcagttgcttttattttgttctcaatGTACTTGTTTTCgtttgtgtgtcagtgtgtgctgagatgagtttctgtgcATTGTGCGTGTGCCCTTGGAATCCAGAGGACATTAGGTCCCCAAAAGCTGGAGTAGCAGGCCATTGTGAGCCTGtgtccagtgtgggtgctgggaaccagatcCCATCCTCTGAAAGAGTGTTGCATGTTCTCAAcgactgagccacctctgcagccctgAGCAGTTGGTTTTAGACCTGCAGATCTGCATAGCCATCTGGTAGTACCATGTTCTTATACACACTTGCTTCAGCTCTTTCTCCTACATCCAGCAGAGGGCAAGGTGTCCATCTGGGTGGGTACTATGTTTGTAGGTGAGTATAGCCTTCTCATACTTCTCCAGGCGCGCTGTCCATCCATCACCTGTGTCCAGAGAGAAATGTAAGAATGAGTAACAGTAACTCTGGTGATAATTCTTCACATTCGTGCAACCCATTGTAGGGCTTTTGTGCTATACCTTGTCTTTTTGTAGTTACTGTTTGGTTCGGTTTAgattctcaagacagggtttctctgtgtagccctggctatcttggaaatggctctatagaccaggctggtctcacatGCACAGAggaccttcctctgcctctcacgCTCTGGGCTTAAAGGTCTGAACTACCACCACCTTGCCATTTTACCCAGGACAGCATGGTACTCGGTGTTTCATTTTTGTCGCTGAATCAAGTGAGTTCAGAGAAGGCTGGTCAGTTGATTTTGCTGCTCCTGGAAATGAAGACCCTTCATCTTTTGCCAGGACATTCCCTAACAAAGCTCCAATGATTAGCTAGGTCCTCTTTGCTTCGAGATGGCCTAATATTGGAGTAAGTCTCCAAAATGGTCCTTGGACATGAGAGGATCCTAAAAATAACTATGGACCTCTTCAGTAAGTAACCCGATCCTTCAGTGGCTCAGCCGTCTCTGAAGTTGTAAAGACATGAGCCACTTGGTGCCGATGATGGAGCTCTTTCTAACCTGTGTGGTCTGATGCAAGAGGGGGCTAATTGCGCTTGACTTTATTCTGTGTGGTTTAGAATGTAACGCAGATGAgacttcctgacttccttccttccttccttccttccttccttccttccttccttccatccatccatccatccatccatccatccatgtactAGGAAGGTA
This Mus musculus strain C57BL/6J chromosome 7, GRCm38.p6 C57BL/6J DNA region includes the following protein-coding sequences:
- the Tacc2 gene encoding transforming acidic coiled-coil-containing protein 2 isoform X26 — protein: MGGSQSLQPAPASDLNLEVSEAMSSDSEEAFETPESTTPVKAPPAPPPPPPEVTPEPEVIDPPAPEEPGCISEPPVVVPDGPRSSESVEGSPFRPSHSSSAVFDEDKPIASSGTYNLDFDSIELVDNFQSLEPCSADSKGQECKVSTRRKSTESVPPSKSTLSRSLSLQASDFDGASCPGSPEAGTLTTDACGTGSNSASSTLKRTKKTRPPSLKKKQATKKPTETPPVKETQQEPGEESPVPSEEHLAPETKTESATPEGAGCTLSDDTPLESPAVPTATCPLTLESAEDVSPLVSGGGRVQNSPPVGRKSVPLTTASEAVEVTLSDSGGQEDLPAKGLSVRLEFDYSEDKGSWESQQENAPPTKKIGKKPVAKMPLRRPKMKKTPEKLDNTPASPPRSPTEPSDTPIAKGTYTFDIDKWDDPNFNPFSSTSKMQESPKLSQQSYNFDPDACEESLDPFKASSKTPSSPSKSPASFEIPASTTEADGDGLNKPAKKKKTPLKTDTFRVKKSPKRSPLSDPPSQDPTPAATPEAPSAISTVVHATDEEKLAVTSQKWTCMTVDLDADKQDFPQPSDLSNFVNETKFNSPSEELDYRNSYEIEYMEKLGSSLPQDDDTPKKQALYLMFDTPQESPVKSPPVRMSDSPTPCSGSSFEDTEALVNAATKLQHPVARGLPSSQEPLLQVPEKPSQKELEAMALGTPAEAIEITAPEGAFASADTLLSRLAHPASLCGALGYLEPDLAEKNPPVFAQKLQEELEFAVMRIEALKLARQIALASRSRQDTKREAAHPPDVSISKTALYSRIGSTEVEKPPGLLFQQPDLDSALQVARAEVIAKEREVSEWRDKYEESRREVVEMRKIVAEYEKTIAQMIEDEQREKSISHQTVQQLVLEKEQALADLNSVEKSLADLFRRYEKMKEVLEGFRKNEEVLKKCAQEYLSRVKKEEQRYQALKVHAEEKLDRANAEIAQVRGKAQQEQAAYQASLRKEQLRVDALERTLEQKNKEIEELTKICDELIAKMGKS
- the Tacc2 gene encoding transforming acidic coiled-coil-containing protein 2 isoform d (isoform d is encoded by transcript variant 4); its protein translation is MGGSQSLQPAPASDLNLEVSEAMSSDSEEAFETPESTTPVKAPPAPPPPPPEVTPEPEVIDPPAPEEPGCISEPPVVVPDGPRSSESVEGSPFRPSHSSSAVFDEDKPIASSGTYNLDFDSIELVDNFQSLEPCSADSKGQECKVSTRRKSTESVPPSKSTLSRSLSLQASDFDGASCPGSPEAGTLTTDACGTGSNSASSTLKRTKKTRPPSLKKKQATKKPTETPPVKETQQEPGEESPVPSEEHLAPETKTESATPEGAGCTLSDDTPLESPAVPTATCPLTLESAEDVSPLVSGGGRVQNSPPVGRKSVPLTTASEAVEVTLSDSGGQEDLPAKGLSVRLEFDYSEDKGSWESQQENAPPTKKIGKKPVAKMPLRRPKMKKTPEKLDNTPASPPRSPTEPSDTPIAKGTYTFDIDKWDDPNFNPFSSTSKMQESPKLSQQSYNFDPDACEESLDPFKASSKTPSSPSKSPASFEIPASTTEADGDGLNKPAKKKKTPLKTDTFRVKKSPKRSPLSDPPSQDPTPAATPEAPSAISTVVHATDEEKLAVTSQKWTCMTVDLDADKQDFPQPSDLSNFVNETKFNSPSEELDYRNSYEIEYMEKLGSSLPQDDDTPKKQALYLMFDTPQESPVKSPPVRMSDSPTPCSGSSFEDTEALVNAATKLQHPVARGLPSSQEPLLQVPEKPSQKELEAMALGTPAEAIEIREAAHPPDVSISKTALYSRIGSTEVEKPPGLLFQQPDLDSALQVARAEVIAKEREVSEWRDKYEESRREVVEMRKIVAEYEKTIAQMIEDEQREKSISHQTVQQLVLEKEQALADLNSVEKSLADLFRRYEKMKEVLEGFRKNEEVLKKCAQEYLSRVKKEEQRYQALKVHAEEKLDRANAEIAQVRGKAQQEQAAYQASLRKEQLRVDALERTLEQKNKEIEELTKICDELIAKMGKS
- the Tacc2 gene encoding transforming acidic coiled-coil-containing protein 2 isoform X32 gives rise to the protein MGGSQSLQPAPASDLNLEVSEAMSSDSEEAFETPESTTPVKAPPAPPPPPPEVTPEPEVIDPPAPEEPGCISEPPVVVPDGPRSSESVEGSPFRPSHSSSAVFDEDKPIASSGTYNLDFDSIELVDNFQSLEPCSADSKGQECKVSTRRKSTESVPPSKSTLSRSLSLQASDFDGASCPGSPEAGTLTTDACGTGSNSASSTLKRTKKTRPPSLKKKQATKKPTETPPVKETQQEPGEESPVPSEEHLAPETKTESATPEGAGCTLSDDTPLESPAVPTATCPLTLESAEDVSPLVSGGGRVQNSPPVGRKSVPLTTASEAVEVTLSDSGGQEDLPAKGLSVRLEFDYSEDKGSWESQQENAPPTKKIGKKPVAKMPLRRPKMKKTPEKLDNTPASPPRSPTEPSDTPIAKGTYTFDIDKWDDPNFNPFSSTSKMQESPKLSQQSYNFDPDACEESLDPFKASSKTPSSPSKSPASFEIPASTTEADGDGLNKPAKKKKTPLKTDTFRVKKSPKRSPLSDPPSQDPTPAATPEAPSAISTVVHATDEEKLAVTSQKWTCMTVDLDADKQDFPQPSDLSNFVNETKFNSPSEELDYRNSYEIEYMEKLGSSLPQDDDTPKKQALYLMFDTPQESPVKSPPVRMSDSPTPCSGSSFEDTEALVNAATKLQHPVARGLPSSQEPLLQVPEKPSQKELEAMALGTPAEAIEIREAAHPPDVSISKTALYSRIGSTEVEKPPGLLFQQPDLDSALQVARAEVIAKEREVSEWRDKYEESRREVVEMRKIVAEYEKTIAQMIGKPEDEQREKSISHQTVQQLVLEKEQALADLNSVEKSLADLFRRYEKMKEVLEGFRKNEEVLKKCAQEYLSRVKKEEQRYQALKVHAEEKLDRANAEIAQVRGKAQQEQAAYQASLRKEQLRVDALERTLEQKNKEIEELTKICDELIAKMGKS
- the Tacc2 gene encoding transforming acidic coiled-coil-containing protein 2 isoform X24, translated to MGGSQSLQPAPASDLNLEVSEAMSSDSEEAFETPESTTPVKAPPAPPPPPPEVTPEPEVIDPPAPEEPGCISEPPVVVPDGPRSSESVEGSPFRPSHSSSAVFDEDKPIASSGTYNLDFDSIELVDNFQSLEPCSADSKGQECKVSTRRKSTESVPPSKSTLSRSLSLQASDFDGASCPGSPEAGTLTTDACGTGSNSASSTLKRTKKTRPPSLKKKQATKKPTETPPVKETQQEPGEESPVPSEEHLAPETKTESATPEGAGCTLSDDTPLESPAVPTATCPLTLESAEDVSPLVSGGGRVQNSPPVGRKSVPLTTASEAVEVTLSDSGGQEDLPAKGLSVRLEFDYSEDKGSWESQQENAPPTKKIGKKPVAKMPLRRPKMKKTPEKLDNTPASPPRSPTEPSDTPIAKGTYTFDIDKWDDPNFNPFSSTSKMQESPKLSQQSYNFDPDACEESLDPFKASSKTPSSPSKSPASFEIPASTTEADGDGLNKPAKKKKTPLKTDTFRVKKSPKRSPLSDPPSQDPTPAATPEAPSAISTVVHATDEEKLAVTSQKWTCMTVDLDADKQDFPQPSDLSNFVNETKFNSPSEGKQLGGQPDPHLALENTVPRGQRARKGTCQPELDYRNSYEIEYMEKLGSSLPQDDDTPKKQALYLMFDTPQESPVKSPPVRMSDSPTPCSGSSFEDTEALVNAATKLQHPVARGLPSSQEPLLQVPEKPSQKELEAMALGTPAEAIEITAPEGAFASADTLLSRLAHPASLCGALGYLEPDLAEKNPPVFAQKLQEELEFAVMRIEALKLARQIALASRSRQDTKREAAHPPDVSISKTALYSRIGSTEVEKPPGLLFQQPDLDSALQVARAEVIAKEREVSEWRDKYEESRREVVEMRKIVAEYEKTIAQMIGKPEDEQREKSISHQTVQQLVLEKEQALADLNSVEKSLADLFRRYEKMKEVLEGFRKNEEVLKKCAQEYLSRVKKEEQRYQALKVHAEEKLDRANAEIAQVRGKAQQEQAAYQASLRKEQLRVDALERTLEQKNKEIEELTKICDELIAKMGKS